The candidate division KSB1 bacterium genome window below encodes:
- a CDS encoding PHP domain-containing protein, with the protein MLNIKSDFHLHTRDDRKDSIGHSETELIDHAAARGFGALAITNHNTYTFNNELQRYAEDRGILLIPGIEKTVERKHVLILNSSAAAEKINTFEDLRKAKEDGLFLIAAHPFYKYPCCLEEKLYEHLELFDALEFCFFYSKWFNLNRKMLKLAEQKGLPVVGNSDCHLLKYMGTSYSIIHAEAQSMEAIFSAIRDNCIQVLSEPIFMPKLPWIFLDMKLTALKEASGSKERTPIIVSATEVGKSRIHIVEEFPE; encoded by the coding sequence ATGCTCAACATAAAAAGCGACTTTCATCTCCATACCCGCGACGATCGGAAAGATTCGATTGGACATTCAGAAACCGAATTGATAGATCATGCAGCTGCCCGAGGTTTTGGTGCGCTTGCAATTACAAATCACAACACTTATACGTTTAACAACGAGTTACAGCGTTACGCCGAAGACAGAGGCATTCTGCTAATCCCCGGCATTGAAAAAACTGTCGAGAGAAAACATGTGCTTATTTTGAATTCTTCGGCTGCTGCTGAGAAAATAAACACTTTTGAGGATTTGAGAAAGGCAAAGGAAGATGGTCTTTTTCTAATCGCAGCCCACCCGTTTTATAAGTACCCTTGTTGTTTGGAGGAAAAACTTTACGAACATCTTGAGTTGTTTGACGCACTTGAGTTTTGCTTTTTTTATTCTAAATGGTTTAACCTCAACCGCAAAATGTTAAAGCTGGCAGAGCAAAAAGGTCTGCCGGTTGTCGGCAACTCCGATTGCCATTTGTTGAAATATATGGGTACTTCTTATTCTATCATCCATGCCGAGGCGCAGTCTATGGAGGCAATTTTTTCTGCCATTCGCGATAACTGTATCCAGGTGCTGAGCGAACCCATTTTTATGCCGAAGTTACCCTGGATTTTCTTAGATATGAAATTGACCGCTTTGAAAGAGGCTTCCGGGTCTAAAGAACGAACGCCGATTATTGTCTCCGCAACAGAAGTTGGAAAGTCCCGCATTCACATTGTTGAAGAATTTCCTGAATAA
- a CDS encoding glycosyltransferase has protein sequence MKNNKPFVSIIIPSHNRPKCLQQCLAAITELDYARDKFEVIVVDDGSSTQLDPIVDLFSAKINLHLLKQEHAGPARARNRGVKQAKGEFLVFTDDDCRPTPGWLATLMNFLAIKPDSMIGGEILNALPGNSFSSASQALVSYLYFYYNKNSKEAHFFTANNIALSKKCFLAVGGFDQEWGIAAAEDREFCDRWLLSGYQMTYAPEAVIYHAHPMSLTGFWDQQFNYGRGAHFFHRTRNRRNQEPMKFEPLSFYLNLIRYPFLRFKKVKAVSISGLIVLAQAANVVGFFWEQFKSKTV, from the coding sequence ATGAAAAACAACAAACCATTCGTTTCAATTATCATTCCGAGCCACAATCGCCCTAAATGTCTGCAACAGTGCCTGGCGGCGATTACAGAACTTGATTATGCGCGGGATAAATTCGAAGTGATTGTCGTGGATGATGGCAGTTCTACTCAATTGGACCCAATTGTGGACCTGTTTTCGGCGAAAATCAATTTGCATCTTTTAAAACAGGAGCACGCAGGTCCCGCCAGGGCACGAAATCGAGGCGTTAAACAGGCAAAAGGTGAGTTCCTTGTTTTTACCGACGATGATTGCCGGCCCACACCTGGCTGGTTGGCAACATTGATGAACTTCTTAGCAATAAAGCCGGATTCTATGATTGGCGGGGAGATATTGAATGCGCTGCCCGGAAATTCGTTTTCATCGGCAAGTCAAGCTTTGGTTTCTTATCTTTATTTCTACTATAACAAAAACTCCAAAGAGGCGCACTTTTTCACAGCGAATAACATTGCTTTGTCAAAAAAATGTTTTCTTGCAGTTGGTGGTTTCGATCAAGAATGGGGGATAGCCGCTGCCGAAGATCGAGAGTTTTGTGATCGCTGGCTGCTGAGCGGATATCAAATGACATATGCACCTGAGGCAGTCATTTATCACGCTCATCCCATGAGTCTGACCGGGTTCTGGGATCAACAGTTCAATTATGGCCGGGGCGCACATTTTTTTCATCGAACGCGGAATCGCCGCAATCAAGAACCTATGAAATTTGAACCGCTGTCTTTTTATTTAAATTTAATTCGCTATCCATTTCTCAGATTCAAAAAAGTAAAGGCAGTTTCTATTTCCGGGCTCATTGTTCTGGCTCAAGCAGCCAATGTCGTGGGTTTTTTTTGGGAGCAGTTTAAGTCAAAAACCGTCTAA
- a CDS encoding Gfo/Idh/MocA family oxidoreductase produces the protein MKNRPLKIGIIGCGRVTESFHLPALKQLPNTEVVGLADIDKERLNRVANQFRIERRVTEYSDLLSDLSIDCVTVCVPAQFHVEVALAALEAGKHVFVEKPLALTLEDCDRLIEKANSVENKITVGFNLRHHRLIQEAQQIIQEGALGNIEAIRSNWTSAIRFRQEVPEWRNSRESGGGALFEIGVHHFDLWRFLLQKDIEEVYSLSHSKNGTDATATVTAKLSNDIIATSVFSEHTSDDNELEIYGDKGRLRVSLYRYDGLEFFSTATVPHGILNRLKKAAAGIKQFQKGVHVLRNGGDFKMSYLFEWRHFIDAIQNDRPVLCSLVDGKKALEVVLSSIESASTNRPVRIKEIQEKFQSVVN, from the coding sequence ATGAAAAATAGACCTTTGAAAATCGGTATCATCGGCTGCGGCCGCGTGACCGAAAGTTTTCACCTTCCTGCCTTAAAACAGTTACCCAACACTGAGGTCGTCGGGCTTGCAGATATCGATAAGGAACGATTAAATCGAGTCGCCAATCAGTTCCGGATTGAACGTCGGGTCACGGAATATTCAGACCTCCTAAGCGACTTAAGTATTGATTGTGTTACCGTTTGTGTGCCGGCGCAGTTCCATGTTGAAGTTGCACTGGCTGCTCTTGAGGCAGGGAAGCATGTGTTCGTTGAAAAACCTCTTGCATTGACTCTGGAAGATTGCGACCGGCTAATTGAGAAGGCGAACTCAGTAGAAAATAAAATTACAGTTGGGTTTAATTTGCGGCATCACCGGCTCATTCAAGAAGCTCAGCAGATTATTCAGGAAGGTGCCTTAGGAAACATTGAAGCGATACGCAGCAATTGGACAAGCGCGATCAGGTTTCGCCAGGAGGTTCCTGAATGGCGAAATAGCCGCGAGTCAGGCGGAGGCGCGCTCTTTGAAATCGGCGTTCACCATTTTGATCTATGGCGGTTTCTTCTACAAAAAGACATTGAAGAAGTTTATTCACTGAGCCATTCAAAGAACGGAACAGATGCGACAGCGACTGTAACGGCTAAGTTGAGCAACGATATAATCGCCACCTCTGTCTTTTCCGAACACACCAGCGACGATAATGAGCTGGAAATTTATGGAGATAAAGGCCGGCTGCGGGTTTCGTTGTACAGGTACGACGGGCTTGAGTTCTTTTCAACTGCGACTGTTCCCCATGGTATTCTAAACCGCCTCAAAAAAGCGGCAGCCGGAATTAAGCAGTTTCAAAAGGGAGTTCATGTTTTGCGCAATGGTGGTGATTTCAAAATGTCTTATCTATTTGAATGGCGGCATTTCATCGATGCCATTCAAAATGACAGACCGGTTCTGTGTTCTTTAGTGGATGGTAAAAAGGCGTTAGAGGTAGTTTTGTCTTCTATTGAGTCGGCCTCCACCAACAGGCCGGTTAGAATAAAAGAAATTCAAGAAAAATTTCAATCGGTAGTAAATTAG
- a CDS encoding glycosyltransferase, with the protein MNNNNKAANPQLSVILVTPDSYTTIRKTVTCLRKQTARDKLELIIVCTSSENLNINETELEDLLTFKIIEVGEILSRGHANAAGVYNATAPVIAFGEDHCYPHKTWAEALIEAHRQPWAAVGPVVLNANPRTMISRGDILIGYGEWLEPAVAGVAQQLPGHNSSYKRSVLLEYGNELESLLEAECVLHWDLRAKGHQLYLEPAAKTTHVNFSKLSAFIKAQFLNGRLFAATRIKKISAGSRMIYVMGAPLIPFVRLWYIFRNASQPGRSKGQFFKVLPVILLGLLMDGLGQFAGYVFGEGDTSKGFLCYEFHRNQHLAKKESNIAT; encoded by the coding sequence ATGAACAACAACAATAAAGCCGCAAATCCCCAATTATCTGTTATTCTTGTTACGCCCGATAGTTACACCACAATTCGAAAAACGGTAACTTGTCTTCGCAAGCAAACCGCCAGGGACAAACTGGAACTTATCATTGTTTGTACATCATCGGAAAATCTGAATATAAATGAAACGGAGCTGGAAGATTTATTGACATTTAAGATTATTGAGGTGGGTGAAATTTTATCCAGAGGTCATGCAAATGCCGCCGGCGTTTACAATGCAACGGCTCCTGTTATTGCTTTTGGTGAAGATCACTGCTATCCACACAAAACCTGGGCGGAAGCATTGATAGAAGCACACCGTCAACCCTGGGCAGCAGTCGGCCCGGTCGTTCTCAATGCAAATCCTCGTACTATGATCAGCAGAGGTGACATTCTCATCGGGTATGGTGAATGGCTTGAACCTGCTGTTGCCGGTGTTGCGCAACAACTTCCCGGACACAACAGCAGTTATAAGCGCTCTGTCCTTCTTGAATATGGTAACGAGCTTGAAAGTTTGCTGGAGGCAGAATGTGTCTTGCACTGGGATTTGCGTGCAAAAGGCCACCAATTATACTTAGAGCCCGCAGCAAAAACGACTCATGTTAATTTTTCAAAATTGTCTGCTTTTATAAAGGCACAGTTTCTGAACGGCCGTCTTTTTGCTGCAACGCGCATTAAAAAAATATCCGCGGGTTCCCGAATGATTTATGTAATGGGGGCGCCTTTGATTCCGTTTGTACGGCTTTGGTATATTTTTAGAAACGCATCTCAACCGGGCAGGTCCAAAGGACAATTTTTTAAAGTCTTGCCTGTCATACTTTTAGGCCTGCTCATGGATGGACTGGGCCAGTTTGCCGGATATGTTTTCGGTGAAGGCGACACGAGCAAAGGCTTTTTATGCTACGAATTTCATCGTAATCAGCATTTGGCTAAAAAGGAAAGCAATATTGCAACTTGA